AGAATCGTATACTGATATATAGACGTATTTGGACGATTTCCTCATCAAATGCTCCCGCGGACAGTCGCCTGCGGCTGCGATCTTGTCCAAGTGACCCCAGGCCAGGCGGCCAGCTGGTTGATTCGACAGAACGGTGCTACCTTCTTCCCCGAACGACCGCCAGCAAGAATTCTGGAGTTGTTGTTTGCGATGAAGATCAGGAGAAATTGTGGATAACCGCACCGACACTTTCGCTACGACGCGCGCTCGATCCGACCTGCCGCGACCGCTGGTGATTCAGGACAAGGTTGCCAGAATTCCTATCATCCAAGGCGGGATGGGGGTCGGTGTGTCGTTGTCGGGACTCGCCTCCGCGGTGGCGAACGCGGGCGGGATCGGCGTCATCGCCGCAGCCGGTATTGGGATGAAGGAGAAGGACTTCTACTCCGATTATCTTCAGGCGAATATCCGGGCATTGCGGCGCGAGATTCGCCGCGCAAAATCGCTGACCACCGGCATCATTGGCCTCAATATCATGGTCGCCTTCACAAATTACGGCGACTTGGTGCGGACTGCGATCGAGGAAGAAATCGATATTATTTTTTCTGGGGCCGGTTTGCCGCTCAACTTGCCGCAGTATCTGGTTCCGGATTCCCCGACGCGGCTGGTTCCGATTGTATCCTCGGCTCGTGCTGCCGGACTGATTTGCAAGCGCTGGTTGGGTCGTTTCGACTGTCTGCCCGATGCGGTCGTCGTCGAAGGTCCCGAGGCCGGTGGCCATCTGGGCTTTTCCGAGGAGCAAATCTTCGATCCCGAGTATGCGCTCGCTAAACTCTTACCGCCGATTCTGGCCGAAGTCAGCAATTACGCCGAACGTTATGGAAAGGTCATTCCTATCATAGCTGCGGGCGGGATCTTCACGGGCGCCGACATTCGCAGATTCCTGGAGCTGGGCGCCGCGGGGGTCCAAATGGGAACGCGTTTCGTGGCGACTCACGAGTGTGACGCCGATCAGGCCTTTAAACAGAAGTATGTCGACTCAAAGCGGGAAGACATCGTCATCATCAAAAGTCCGGTCGGAATGCCAGGACGCGCGATTCGCAATCGCTATACCGACGACGTGAGCGCCGGCACGAAGAAACCGTTCAAGTGTCCTTATCATTGCATCATTACCTGCGATTTCAAGGAGACCCCTTTCTGCATCGCAAATGCTCTGATCTGCGCGCAACGCGGCAACTTTCGAAGCGGGTTTGCCTTTGCCGGGGCCAACGCTTACCGGGTGAGCGAAATTGTTTCAGTGAAGGAGCTGGTCGCGACCTTGATGACCGAGTATGTCGAGGCGGCCAATAGTTCTGCCCTGACCCGCTCGGCCTAGCTCCGAGATACGGCCTCAGTCCGATCAGCCAAGGTTGAGACCGATTTGGTAATTGTCCGCCGCTGACAAAGGAGAACCGCCGATGGGGTTGCTGATCCACCGGCGGT
This is a stretch of genomic DNA from Candidatus Zixiibacteriota bacterium. It encodes these proteins:
- a CDS encoding nitronate monooxygenase — its product is MPRPLVIQDKVARIPIIQGGMGVGVSLSGLASAVANAGGIGVIAAAGIGMKEKDFYSDYLQANIRALRREIRRAKSLTTGIIGLNIMVAFTNYGDLVRTAIEEEIDIIFSGAGLPLNLPQYLVPDSPTRLVPIVSSARAAGLICKRWLGRFDCLPDAVVVEGPEAGGHLGFSEEQIFDPEYALAKLLPPILAEVSNYAERYGKVIPIIAAGGIFTGADIRRFLELGAAGVQMGTRFVATHECDADQAFKQKYVDSKREDIVIIKSPVGMPGRAIRNRYTDDVSAGTKKPFKCPYHCIITCDFKETPFCIANALICAQRGNFRSGFAFAGANAYRVSEIVSVKELVATLMTEYVEAANSSALTRSA